A genomic region of Thunnus maccoyii chromosome 13, fThuMac1.1, whole genome shotgun sequence contains the following coding sequences:
- the pdzd3b gene encoding PDZ domain containing 3b, with protein sequence MGKRHNMRSNTGLVEIIGLTKKFTFNPKEGIDNPVMVITDDADSVLTPSPRLCVLKREEGESFGFHLRVERGRHGHIIRNVVSGGVAGRSGLQDGDRLLEVNNYYVDDVPHPQVAKRIKLCGHQLCLLVLDGEEYEQVLSRGQDLQGLVRAHKGESCKPPRLCHITRDPVSGLGINFTPVEGEKGHFSVSLVTGGAAEKAGVCKGDRLVWMNGATVSDLTHSALSRMMKKCGDHITILVIDSESEKEHMRQRMPILPTMAVPHNLPCRARKLHLVSGGNSNGYGFLLRLEKEPSGRIAHVLREVDVGSPAERAGMLDGELLLEVNGESVESRQHEEVVNRVRESKQHVSLTTIAPQGLEFYTQLGLSPLIFCGENAEKENESSVPACAAEQPLKKDMDDSCKPRLCSLQKGPLGFGFNLGCVPQSRGTFISLVAFGGAGQRAGLLVGDVVMEVNGQKVEDKCLEDVIMLVKEGGHFLSLLVMDKTSYNKLKQTDSPTRDVTDSEEEETHEISSL encoded by the exons ATGGGAAAGAGACACAACATGAGATCAAATACAG GTTTGGTGGAAATCATAGGGTTGACAAA GAAATTTACATTTAATCCTAAAGAGGGAATAGACAACCCAGTGATGGTCATCACAGACGACGCCG ACTCCGTTTTGACACCCAGCCCTCGTCTGTGTGTGCTCAAACGAGAGGAAGGGGAGTCATTTGGCTTCCATCTGCGGGTGGAAAGAGGGCGCCATGGTCACATAATCAGAAATGTTGTTTCAGGGGGGGTGGCAGGGCGCAGCGGCCTTCAAGATGGAGACAGGCTTCTGGAAGTCAACAACTACTATGTTGATGATGTTCCTCACCCTCAG GTGGCCAAGAGGATAAAGCTATGTGGACACCAGTTATGTTTATTAGTGTTGGACGGGGAGGAATATGAGCAGGTTCTGTCCCGAGGTCAAGACCTCCAAGGTCTGGTCAGAGCACACAAAGGCGAAAGCTGCAAACCACCCAGACTCTGTCACATCACCAGGGATCCTGTCTCAGGTCTGGGCATTAACTTCACACCTGTGGAAG GAGAGAAAGGCCACTTCTCTGTGAGCCTGGTAACAGGAGGTGCAGCTGAAAAGGCAGGAGTTTGTAAGGGGGATCGCCTAGTATGGATGAACGGAGCAACAGTGTCCGATCTCACTCACTCTGCACTCAGCAGGATG ATGAAAAAATGTGGCGATCACATCACCATCCTAGTAATTGACAGTGAGAGTGAGAAGGAGCACATGCGACAGAGGATGCCTATCCTGCCCACCATGGCTGTGCCACATAACCTGCCTTGTAGAGCTAGAAAACTCCACCTGGTCTCTGGGGGAAACTCTAATGGCTACGGCTTCCTCCTTCGGCTGGAAAAGGAGCCATCAGGACGCATAG CTCATGTGCTGCGAGAGGTGGACGTCGGCAGTCCAGCCGAGAGGGCAGGTATGCTGGACggagagctgctgctggaggtcAATGGAGAGTCAGTGGAGTCACGACAGCATGAGGAGGTTGTgaacagagtgagagagagtaaACAACATGTCTCTCTCACCACCATCGCTCCCCAGGGGCTAGAGTTTTACACCCAG TTGGGTCTGTCTCCTCTTATCTTCTGTGGGGAGAATgctgagaaagaaaatgagagcaGTGTACCAGCCTGTGCAGCAGAGCAGCCATTAAAGAAGGACATGGATGACTCGTGCAAGCCCAGGCTCTGTTCTCTCCAAAAAGGCCCTTTGGGTTTTGGTTTCAACCTCGGCTGTGTCCCCCAGAGTCGCGGGACCTTCATCAGCCTG gTGGCTTTTGGGGGCGCAGGGCAGAGAGCAGGACTACTTGTGGGTGATGTGGTGATGGAGGTCAATGGACAAAAAGTGGAGGATAAATGTCTGGAAGATGTGATTATGCTTGTGAAGGAAGGAGGACATTTTCTTTCCTTACTAGTCATGGATAAGACCAGCTACAACAAGTTGAAACAGACTGACTCACCTACTAGAGATGTCACTGACAGTgag GAGGAAGAAACTCATGAGATATCATCCTTGTGA